The Immundisolibacter sp. DNA segment TCGGTCACGCAGGCCAGCGGCAAGTGGTGACGAATCACCACCGACAAGGCGCCGCCCAGGGTTGGGCATTCGTCCAGTTTGGTCAGAACGCAACCGCTCAGCGGCAAGGCGCCGAAGGTCGTGACCGCCTCGTCCAGCATCGCTTCCTGTGCGTTGCTCGCCAGGACCAGGTAGCTGCGCATATTGCTGCGCCCAAGGCTCGCCAGAGCCTCGCCGATGCGCACATCCCGCTGACTCATGCCGGCGGTATCCACCAGCACCAGACGCTTGTTGGCCAGCGCCGCCAGCGCTACGGCAAGATCGTCGGCTGAATCCACCATCTGCACCGGCACGCCCAGCAGGCGACCGAAATTCTGTAGTTGTTCATGGGCGCCGACGCGGTAGTTATCGGTGGTCAGCAGGCCCAGGTGGCGGGCGCCGTGCTGGCGCACGAAGCGGGCTGCGAGTTTGGCAACCGTGGTGGTCTTGCCAACCCCGGTGGGTCCGAGCAGCGCGACCACTCCGCCCTCGTCGAGCAAACCCTGATCGGCAATCGGAATGCGCGCTGTCAAATGCTGGCCCAGCGCCTCGCGCCAGGCTGCGCCAAGATCCCGCTGCTCGGCCACTTGACTGAGGATCGACGCGATCAGGTCCGTCGTCAGACCCATCTGCTCAAGATAGGGCGCCAGCTGTGCCTGCAGGGGGCTGCGCCGGCTTATAGCCGACTGGCGCAATTCCGCTTCCAGCAGCCCGCGCAGCATGGTCAGTTCGGTTCTGAGTTGCTCGATTGCCGGATCGACTGCCCAGGCCAGACGGTCCAGGTCAGCCGGACCTTCCTGCGGCAGATCCTTGCCG contains these protein-coding regions:
- the flhF gene encoding flagellar biosynthesis protein FlhF, which produces MKIKRYSAPDMRRALHQVRQEQGSEAVILSSRRLPDGVEVIAAVDYDAALLERLAASGGGADSPHLAGKDLPQEGPADLDRLAWAVDPAIEQLRTELTMLRGLLEAELRQSAISRRSPLQAQLAPYLEQMGLTTDLIASILSQVAEQRDLGAAWREALGQHLTARIPIADQGLLDEGGVVALLGPTGVGKTTTVAKLAARFVRQHGARHLGLLTTDNYRVGAHEQLQNFGRLLGVPVQMVDSADDLAVALAALANKRLVLVDTAGMSQRDVRIGEALASLGRSNMRSYLVLASNAQEAMLDEAVTTFGALPLSGCVLTKLDECPTLGGALSVVIRHHLPLACVTDGQRVPEDLHPARARDLVNRAAQRVRARAQPSPAPSAASTSAAVAGQLRAVAHA